In Penaeus monodon isolate SGIC_2016 chromosome 43, NSTDA_Pmon_1, whole genome shotgun sequence, one DNA window encodes the following:
- the LOC119568312 gene encoding inactive pancreatic lipase-related protein 1-like, whose translation MQTQLTLLMCVVAVSCAAPQYFYHHRAFPQRAKYENFRSKSFSRPTPEDVEFRLYTSSPQADMNVILTQWQELANGIRYDIAARNTYYVGIAMADLLKFLENNTEGFNGSKVHLVGFSLGAHVSGVAGHKYPGVARITGLDPAGPLFEDGNPESRLDPSDADLVDAIHTNAGYLITGHFGYNDPVGHLDFYVNGGKSQYGCPPFIWDSIVEIITLSPGDIDACSHGRAHEYFLESILSPEPTVGFQCPDYENFEIGECFNTPRAAMGYDVTREARGVFYVDTQGEAPFFSRHLEVNLTIGEGESTYHGELTFHTIIPGRETKEVVMFSGWPSLHPGDLHKTALTIPSGISIDEVPIDVAFHKNYLLPLSPNHLNVQSIVVVDTYTEQEYCLASRKVLQSGTTYSLRAALGSC comes from the exons ATGCAGACTCAGTTGACAC tattgatgtgtgtggtggCGGTATCGTGTGCCGCCCCACAGTACTTCTACCATCATCGAGCCTTTCCTCAGAGAGCAAAATATGAGAATTTTCGTTCCAAGAGCTTCAGTCGCCCAACACCTGAGGATGTCGAGTTCAGGCTCTACACtag TTCACCACAGGCAGACATGAACGTCATTCTCACCCAGTGGCAAGAGCTGGCCAACGGCATCAGGTACGACATAGCTGCCAGAAATACCTATTACGTGGGTATTGCTATGGCTGATCTGCTGAAATTCCTTGAG AATAACACCGAAGGCTTCAACGGTAGCAAAGTACACCTCGTAGGCTTCAGTTTGGGCGCACACGTGTCTGGAGTCGCTGGACACAAGTACCCAGGAGTGGCCAGGATTACAG GTCTCGACCCCGCGGGCCCGCTGTTCGAAGACGGCAACCCGGAGAGCCGGCTCGACCCTTCCGACGCAGATCTCGTCGACGCCATCCACACCAACGCAGGATACCTCATAACGGGACACTTCGGCTACAACGACCCCGTAGGACACCTCGATTTCTACGTGAACGGCGGCAAGTCTCAGTACGGTTGCCCGCCTTTCATCTGGGATAGCATCGTCGAGATCATAACACTGT CACCAGGAGACATCGACGCTTGTAGCCATGGTCGCGCCCACGAGTATTTTCTGGAGTCCATCCTCTCCCCCGAACCCACAGTCGGATTTCAGTGCCCCGACTACGAGAACTTTGAG ATCGGAGAATGCTTTAACACACCTCGAGCTGCTATGGGTTACGATGTCACACGCGAAGCTAGGGGAGTGTTTTACGTTGATACGCAG GGTGAGGCTCCCTTCTTCTCTCGCCATCTGGAAGTGAACTTAACAATAGGAGAGGGCGAGAGCACGTACCACGGAGAACTCACTTTCCATACTATTATTCCCGGGCGAGAAACAAAGGAGGTTGTTATGTTTAG tGGCTGGCCTTCACTCCACCCTGGCGATCTCCACAAGACTGCCCTCACCATACCTTCGGGAATTAGCATTGACGAGGTACCTATCGACGTGGCTTTCCATAAGAATTACCTGCTGCCTCTCTCGCCCAACCACCTCAACGTACAGAGCATTGTGGTTGTCGATACGTACACGGAGCAAGA aTATTGCCTGGCTAGCAGGAAGGTCCTCCAGTCTGGTACGACGTATTCCCTGAGAGCTGCACTTGGGTCCTGTTGA